A region from the Candidatus Binatia bacterium genome encodes:
- a CDS encoding alcohol dehydrogenase catalytic domain-containing protein has product MKAVRCSGDGVVVTDVPAPSGDGIDVQVRSSGICGSDIHLLGAGLTATLGHEFAGVLSDGTAVAVEPIAPCRECSYCRSGRYNHCVSGASMILGVGLDGGMAERVRVPESSLVPLPASVPVSDACLVEPLAIAVHGIRRVGLGGSPRVAVIGGGTIGLTGVAAARATGAHVDLAARHDAQKAAGARLGAGEVDATEPYDVVIDAAGTTSSLDEAVNLLRPCGKLLILATFWEGMTMPGFGVCMKEIDVIPAAMYSRLGPSRDVDAAAALLASNPEIARSVITHRFPLEAASEAFRIAADRKAGAIKVVLEP; this is encoded by the coding sequence ATGAAGGCCGTCCGCTGTTCGGGCGACGGCGTCGTCGTCACCGACGTCCCGGCGCCATCGGGCGACGGCATCGACGTACAAGTCCGGTCCTCCGGCATCTGCGGCTCCGACATCCACCTCCTGGGCGCCGGGCTCACGGCGACCCTCGGACACGAGTTTGCCGGCGTCCTCTCCGATGGAACGGCGGTCGCCGTCGAGCCGATCGCGCCGTGCCGAGAATGCTCGTACTGCCGCAGCGGCCGCTACAACCACTGCGTGTCGGGAGCGTCGATGATTCTCGGTGTCGGACTCGACGGCGGAATGGCCGAGCGCGTCCGTGTTCCGGAGTCCTCCCTCGTCCCCCTGCCCGCCTCCGTGCCCGTGAGCGATGCGTGCCTCGTCGAGCCGCTTGCGATTGCGGTACACGGGATCCGGCGTGTCGGGCTGGGCGGAAGCCCGCGCGTCGCCGTCATCGGCGGCGGTACGATCGGACTGACCGGTGTCGCCGCGGCACGCGCCACTGGCGCGCACGTCGATCTCGCCGCCCGCCACGACGCGCAGAAGGCCGCCGGTGCGAGACTCGGTGCCGGCGAAGTCGATGCGACCGAACCATACGACGTCGTGATCGATGCGGCCGGGACGACCAGCTCCCTCGACGAGGCCGTGAACCTTCTTCGCCCCTGCGGCAAGCTGCTGATCCTCGCGACGTTCTGGGAGGGCATGACCATGCCCGGCTTCGGAGTCTGCATGAAGGAGATCGACGTGATCCCCGCCGCGATGTATAGCCGCCTTGGCCCGAGCCGCGACGTCGACGCCGCGGCGGCGCTGCTCGCGAGTAATCCAGAGATCGCACGCTCGGTCATCACGCACCGCTTCCCGCTCGAAGCGGCCTCCGAGGCATTCCGCATCGCAGCGGATCGCAAAGCCGGCGCGATCAAAGTCGTTCTGGAACCCTGA
- a CDS encoding L,D-transpeptidase, with the protein MWIRVCLANQSLELLAGERVVGRYPVSTAANGAGEQSGSLQTPRGAHEVKELIGAGAPCGAVFSARCLTGEILTPELQTAHPERDWILSRVIWLSGLEDGRNLGGNVDTHDRYIYIHGTPDDQPMGEPHSHGCVRMRNEDVIALFEELQPGTKVQIDE; encoded by the coding sequence CTGTGGATTCGCGTCTGTCTCGCCAACCAGAGCCTGGAGCTTCTGGCGGGGGAGCGCGTGGTCGGCCGCTACCCGGTCTCGACCGCGGCGAACGGCGCAGGCGAGCAAAGCGGGAGCCTGCAGACGCCCCGCGGCGCGCACGAAGTGAAGGAGCTCATCGGCGCTGGGGCTCCGTGCGGCGCGGTGTTCAGCGCGCGGTGTCTGACCGGCGAGATTCTCACGCCCGAACTTCAGACCGCTCATCCCGAGCGCGATTGGATTCTCTCTCGCGTCATCTGGCTCTCGGGTCTGGAAGACGGCCGGAACCTCGGTGGAAACGTCGATACGCACGACCGCTACATCTACATCCACGGCACGCCCGATGATCAGCCGATGGGTGAGCCCCACTCGCACGGCTGTGTGCGTATGCGGAACGAGGATGTGATCGCCTTGTTCGAAGAACTGCAGCCCGGCACGAAGGTGCAAATCGACGAGTGA
- a CDS encoding cellulase family glycosylhydrolase codes for MSAPAGETPKMPVLSRLALSLVLACASFGCSDTTPPPAPAALSFLHAEPDPLEGGRIVDALGREVLLRGANVNSFAEYWSGNDFPTTFPFPESDAERMSEIGWNAVRLLLSWSRVEPEPGVYDESYIDEIDRVVQRLARHGLYTIIDLHQDAWTAVLAARPDEVCEPPSEPALGWDGAPAWATFDEGRVRCILGGTRETSPAVVSSWDAFFENAEGPGGVGIRTRYASMLGHLSARFANEPAVAGYDIINEPGAFSPLQQEGLSALYSESLASIRAAERAAGGPSHLVLFEPFSLWSVLGQGPPLDFERDDGVVYAPHIYTGGFSGTPITRNAFQIAVDEAALFGGAPVLTGEWGASPSRAGPDGDGYFLDHQGFQDEFHTSATIWTWRESCGDPHKVSDARGGADPPVPWGEFEVDCFTNEIRGERSLLVTDLTRAYVRAAPGRLGRAVYDPATGGLEVSGTHASSDTELVVFYPSGKHGEPSVSVEGLVDVETTPGPAGAVYITGRTSGAEWNLSVE; via the coding sequence ATGAGCGCTCCGGCCGGGGAGACTCCTAAGATGCCCGTCCTCTCCCGGCTCGCCCTGTCTCTGGTCCTCGCCTGCGCTTCGTTCGGCTGTTCGGACACGACGCCTCCACCGGCCCCCGCGGCCCTTTCGTTCCTCCATGCGGAGCCGGATCCCCTGGAAGGCGGACGAATCGTGGATGCGCTCGGCCGTGAAGTCCTGCTGCGGGGCGCGAACGTGAACTCGTTCGCGGAGTACTGGAGCGGCAACGACTTCCCGACGACTTTTCCGTTCCCCGAGTCGGATGCGGAACGAATGTCGGAGATCGGGTGGAACGCGGTTCGCCTTCTGCTCTCGTGGTCGCGCGTCGAACCAGAGCCGGGGGTTTACGACGAGAGCTACATTGACGAGATCGATCGCGTGGTCCAGAGGCTCGCGCGCCATGGGCTGTACACGATCATCGATCTCCACCAGGACGCGTGGACCGCTGTGCTTGCAGCGCGACCCGATGAGGTCTGCGAGCCTCCGTCCGAGCCGGCCCTCGGCTGGGATGGGGCCCCCGCCTGGGCGACGTTCGATGAAGGACGCGTGCGGTGCATTCTCGGGGGCACCCGGGAGACGAGCCCGGCGGTCGTTTCGTCCTGGGACGCGTTCTTCGAGAATGCGGAAGGACCCGGGGGGGTGGGGATTCGAACGCGGTACGCGAGTATGCTCGGACACCTCTCGGCTCGGTTCGCGAACGAGCCCGCGGTCGCCGGATACGACATCATCAACGAGCCGGGGGCATTCTCGCCGCTGCAGCAGGAGGGCCTCTCCGCGCTGTATTCGGAATCCCTCGCGTCGATTCGTGCGGCGGAGCGGGCGGCGGGCGGTCCCTCACATCTTGTCTTGTTCGAACCGTTCTCGCTCTGGTCGGTGCTCGGACAGGGACCGCCTCTGGACTTCGAGCGCGACGATGGCGTCGTCTATGCGCCCCACATCTACACGGGCGGATTCTCGGGGACGCCGATCACGCGCAACGCCTTTCAGATTGCGGTCGACGAGGCGGCGCTCTTCGGCGGAGCGCCCGTCCTGACGGGCGAGTGGGGCGCGAGCCCGAGCCGGGCCGGTCCCGACGGGGACGGCTACTTTCTCGATCATCAGGGTTTCCAGGACGAGTTCCACACCTCGGCGACGATCTGGACCTGGCGAGAATCCTGCGGGGATCCGCACAAGGTGAGCGACGCTCGTGGGGGTGCGGACCCGCCGGTTCCGTGGGGCGAGTTCGAGGTGGACTGCTTCACAAACGAGATTCGTGGAGAGCGCTCGCTGCTGGTGACGGATCTGACGAGGGCATACGTCCGTGCGGCTCCGGGCCGACTCGGCCGGGCGGTCTATGACCCCGCGACGGGTGGCCTCGAGGTGTCCGGAACGCATGCGTCTTCGGACACCGAGCTAGTCGTCTTCTATCCGTCGGGAAAACACGGTGAGCCGTCGGTCTCGGTGGAAGGCCTCGTGGATGTCGAGACGACACCCGGGCCCGCAGGGGCGGTCTACATCACGGGGCGTACCTCGGGAGCGGAGTGGAATCTGTCGGTCGAGTAG
- a CDS encoding carboxylesterase family protein, which yields MCATIDRTPPHRRAVLALALTVAMMLAAPTRARADATCSTPVVQTTVGAVCGTSAPGGVPGEPSRPIHAYLGIPFAEPPTGHLRWTGPVPTKPWTGTRETETFGPSCPQHVPPGVEIDASEDCLSLNVWTPDPKGTLPVLVFVYGGSFVHGGTAAPVYGGANLAAVGPAVVVTLNYRIGALGFLAGLGPFTGNYGLLDQQLALQWVHENIAAFGGDPKKVTLFGESAGAMSVGIHLGAATSRGLFRAAILESNPYGIPYKTARQAGAYANDLVGHLDCAPPKNPPTCLREKSAAEIVAAQGKLPVTESFLLGLASFVPWGPVVGGPLLESQPNEISIDKPILIGTNKNEGTLFVAMQERSIGTIDEMKYVLETDIAFGEHGSAVRKLYASIGTGEPAATLSEIVTDDLFVCANRFVLKDATAPKWAYQFTHVPSFPIWPAVPACAPATGQVCHASELPFVFGNPFGAELWAKQASFTGDERKLAATMMRLWTGFAANLRPPETVPPWTGYSVEDPLRLILDEPLSESRDLTARCRFWDWLGYDRSGPLAGLL from the coding sequence ATGTGCGCGACGATCGATCGGACACCGCCCCACCGCCGGGCCGTGCTCGCCCTGGCACTCACAGTAGCCATGATGCTTGCGGCGCCGACACGAGCGCGCGCCGACGCCACGTGCTCGACGCCGGTCGTGCAGACGACGGTCGGCGCCGTTTGCGGCACGAGCGCTCCAGGGGGAGTGCCGGGCGAGCCGAGCCGGCCCATCCACGCCTACCTCGGCATCCCGTTCGCCGAGCCTCCGACGGGCCACCTGCGCTGGACCGGCCCCGTACCCACGAAGCCGTGGACCGGCACTCGCGAGACGGAGACCTTCGGGCCCTCGTGTCCCCAGCACGTGCCCCCGGGAGTCGAGATCGACGCGAGCGAGGACTGCCTCTCACTGAACGTATGGACCCCGGACCCGAAGGGGACGCTCCCGGTGCTCGTCTTCGTCTACGGTGGATCCTTCGTGCACGGGGGGACCGCCGCGCCGGTCTACGGAGGCGCCAATCTGGCCGCAGTCGGCCCGGCCGTGGTCGTCACTTTGAACTATCGGATCGGCGCGCTCGGCTTCCTTGCGGGCCTCGGCCCGTTCACTGGGAACTACGGACTTCTCGACCAACAGCTGGCGCTTCAGTGGGTCCACGAAAACATCGCTGCCTTCGGTGGCGATCCCAAGAAGGTGACACTGTTCGGCGAGAGCGCCGGCGCGATGTCGGTCGGAATCCACCTCGGCGCGGCGACGAGCCGCGGCCTCTTCCGCGCCGCGATCCTCGAGAGCAATCCCTACGGCATCCCGTACAAGACCGCCCGGCAGGCGGGAGCCTACGCGAACGATCTGGTGGGACACCTCGACTGCGCTCCGCCCAAGAACCCGCCGACGTGCCTTCGGGAGAAGTCCGCAGCGGAGATCGTGGCCGCGCAGGGCAAGCTGCCCGTGACGGAGTCCTTCCTTCTCGGACTCGCTTCCTTTGTCCCGTGGGGACCCGTGGTCGGCGGACCTCTCCTTGAATCCCAACCGAACGAGATCTCGATCGACAAACCCATCCTGATCGGGACCAACAAGAACGAAGGCACCCTCTTTGTCGCGATGCAGGAACGCTCGATCGGGACGATCGACGAGATGAAGTACGTCCTCGAGACCGACATCGCGTTCGGCGAACACGGCAGCGCCGTCCGGAAGCTCTACGCATCGATCGGCACAGGGGAGCCCGCGGCCACACTCTCCGAGATCGTGACCGATGATCTCTTCGTCTGCGCGAACCGCTTCGTTCTGAAGGACGCCACCGCGCCCAAGTGGGCCTACCAGTTCACGCACGTCCCCTCCTTCCCCATCTGGCCGGCGGTGCCGGCGTGCGCGCCTGCGACGGGCCAGGTGTGCCACGCCTCCGAGCTCCCGTTCGTCTTCGGGAACCCTTTCGGGGCCGAGCTCTGGGCCAAGCAAGCCTCGTTCACCGGCGACGAACGAAAATTGGCAGCGACCATGATGCGCCTCTGGACCGGATTTGCTGCGAATCTGAGGCCGCCCGAGACTGTCCCCCCTTGGACCGGCTACAGCGTCGAAGACCCGCTGCGGCTGATTCTGGACGAGCCGCTCTCAGAAAGCCGAGACCTCACGGCCCGCTGCCGGTTCTGGGACTGGCTCGGCTACGACCGGTCCGGCCCTCTGGCCGGGCTCTTGTGA
- a CDS encoding amidinotransferase has protein sequence MTQAAVAGSSGVRTYNEWDPLEEVIVGRLEGATIPSRHVTFDGNLPPIARMLYRPLAGRPYPRILVKRAQRELDQFVSLIEQAGVTVRRPDIVDFSVPCSTPNWQSKGFCVASPRDGLIVIGDEIIEAPMAWRSRQFEMRAYRTLLKEYFAQGARWTAAPRPQLLDSLYASEDFRPAGTGESVRYIIDESELVFDAADFARCGRDLFVTRSNVTNETGIEWLQRHLGDGFRIHQVESLCPQPMHIDTTFVPLAPGKVLVNPEYIDTNNLPSVLDSWDVLVAPEPDPIPGFLNVHLSLVSKWIAMNVFMLDEKRVIVEASQTSMHKTLRDWGFEPIPTPFMNYKLFGGGFHCATLDIRRRGELQSYF, from the coding sequence ATGACGCAGGCGGCAGTGGCAGGCTCTTCGGGGGTTCGCACCTACAACGAGTGGGATCCGCTCGAAGAGGTGATTGTCGGTCGGCTCGAAGGGGCCACGATCCCAAGCCGTCACGTCACGTTCGACGGCAACTTGCCGCCGATCGCTCGCATGCTCTATCGGCCGCTAGCGGGACGTCCGTACCCCCGCATTCTGGTGAAGCGAGCGCAGCGAGAACTCGATCAATTCGTGAGTCTGATCGAGCAGGCCGGTGTGACCGTGCGTCGGCCGGACATCGTCGACTTTTCGGTGCCGTGTTCTACACCGAATTGGCAGTCCAAGGGCTTCTGCGTCGCGAGTCCCCGCGATGGGCTGATCGTGATCGGGGACGAGATCATCGAAGCGCCGATGGCGTGGCGCTCGCGTCAATTCGAGATGCGGGCCTACCGGACGCTTCTGAAGGAGTACTTCGCGCAGGGAGCCCGTTGGACGGCGGCTCCTCGGCCGCAGCTCCTCGATTCCCTGTATGCGAGCGAGGATTTCAGGCCGGCGGGGACGGGCGAATCGGTTCGTTACATCATCGACGAGTCGGAGTTGGTCTTCGATGCCGCCGACTTCGCCCGGTGTGGGCGAGACCTCTTCGTCACGCGGAGCAACGTCACGAACGAGACCGGCATCGAGTGGCTTCAGCGCCACCTCGGCGATGGATTTCGGATTCATCAGGTCGAGAGTCTCTGCCCGCAGCCCATGCACATCGATACGACGTTCGTGCCCCTGGCGCCCGGCAAGGTCTTGGTCAACCCGGAATACATCGATACGAACAATCTCCCGAGTGTCCTCGACTCGTGGGATGTGCTCGTAGCCCCGGAACCGGACCCGATCCCGGGCTTCCTGAATGTTCACCTTTCGCTGGTGAGCAAATGGATTGCGATGAACGTGTTCATGCTCGACGAAAAGCGCGTGATCGTCGAGGCGTCACAGACCTCGATGCACAAAACCCTGCGCGATTGGGGGTTCGAGCCCATCCCGACCCCGTTCATGAACTACAAGCTCTTTGGGGGCGGCTTTCACTGCGCGACGCTCGACATCCGCCGGCGGGGCGAACTCCAGTCCTACTTCTGA